Part of the Thermoanaerobaculia bacterium genome is shown below.
AGCTTCGACTTGTCGAGATCGCCGGTGCGCATCATCGCCAGAGTGCGGCGCTCGACGCTGTAGATGAGGTGCTGGGCGCGCATCAGGTCCGCGCCGCGCCGCACCTGGGCGACCACGGCCAGCGCCAGGAGGGCCGGCAGGAGGAGCCGCATCGCGAGCCTCATGTCGCGCCCGCCTCGTCGACGCTCTCTGCGACGCCCTCGTCGGCCCCATCGGAGCTCAGGATCCAGGCGAGGAACAGGCAGATCGGCCAGAGGGCGATGGCGATCCGGAACGGAAAGTTGGCGAGCGAGAGGACGCCGATCCCGGCGACGCCCGCCCAGGCGAGCGCGCTCGAGACCGTCGCCGGGCGGCTTGCGTCGGCGCCCTCCGGCGGAGCCTCCCCGCCGGCCCTCTCGCGCCGCTTTCGGCGCGCGATCCGCCGCGCCAGCAGGGCCAGCCCGAGAAGCAACGCGGCCAGCCCCGGCAGGCCGGTCTCCGCGGCGACCTCCAGCAGGTCGTTGTGGGCGTTGGCGAAGACGACGTTCATCTGGTCGGCGAAGAAGACGACGCCCTCGCGCAGCAGCGCCGTCTTCGCCGGGATGAACTCGGTGCGGTAGGCACCGACCCCCACCCCGGTCAGCGGGTGCTCCTCGACCATCCAGAGGGCGGCCCGCCAGCCGTCGAGCCGGCCGGTCAGCACGGAATTCCAGTCGCCGCGTGCGATCTGGTCGATCTTGCCGAGGCTGCGCTCGCGCAACGGCCCGACGAGCGAGAGCATCACCACGACCCCGCCGGCGAGCGCGGCGATTGCGAGGGCGCCGATCGCCGCCCGGCGGCGCGACAGGCGCAGCGCCCAGAAGACGAGCGTCCCGGCAGCGACGCCG
Proteins encoded:
- a CDS encoding O-antigen ligase family protein is translated as WTLWLLLIAVPFVLDSAQKDAFRLPKALLGETLALLSLFFLALAWQGKEAWRRLLGAPFVAMFGPFLAIATLVSLASPHLAHVHRGLVGLWIGALAVWGWSVGFSRRELGEALTFSVVPAAILAGVAILQFHGLYQPYNFVGIAESSRFAIGSLAGNVGDLAAALVLPALLAQAEIARGRRGRRTMLSGLALALCLYGLMVTQTFSAIAGVAAGTLVFWALRLSRRRAAIGALAIAALAGGVVVMLSLVGPLRERSLGKIDQIARGDWNSVLTGRLDGWRAALWMVEEHPLTGVGVGAYRTEFIPAKTALLREGVVFFADQMNVVFANAHNDLLEVAAETGLPGLAALLLGLALLARRIARRKRRERAGGEAPPEGADASRPATVSSALAWAGVAGIGVLSLANFPFRIAIALWPICLFLAWILSSDGADEGVAESVDEAGAT